In Pedobacter sp. SL55, the following proteins share a genomic window:
- a CDS encoding helix-turn-helix domain-containing protein, whose amino-acid sequence MITKIRTEAQYGEVMKLIEKYLAKATKAGGFSELNKTEREDLQKLSLLAEDYEDNMVSIMPLPLTLKAVVKNKIDEMNINQAKLAEILGLGTAKLSQILNGKRQPDVPFLKALHSKLGISGDFLLESV is encoded by the coding sequence ATGATTACCAAAATTAGAACAGAAGCACAATACGGCGAGGTAATGAAACTCATTGAGAAATATCTAGCTAAAGCAACAAAAGCTGGAGGATTTAGTGAACTTAATAAAACAGAAAGAGAAGATTTACAAAAACTTAGCCTCCTAGCAGAAGATTACGAAGATAACATGGTAAGCATAATGCCATTACCATTGACATTAAAAGCTGTCGTAAAAAATAAAATAGACGAGATGAATATTAACCAAGCAAAACTTGCTGAAATTTTAGGTTTAGGTACAGCAAAACTATCTCAAATATTAAATGGCAAGCGCCAACCAGATGTACCTTTTTTAAAAGCACTTCACTCTAAATTAGGTATAAGTGGAGATTTTTTATTGGAAAGTGTGTAA
- a CDS encoding type II toxin-antitoxin system HigB family toxin, protein MIIIIKRTLLEFSKKHATAADPLNQWYQKAKNANWKNLAEIKKDFNHVDYVGNDRYVFNIKGNYYRLITMIFFDTRTIYIRFIGTHKEYDKIDCKNI, encoded by the coding sequence ATGATTATCATTATTAAACGCACCTTGTTGGAGTTTTCCAAGAAGCATGCAACTGCAGCAGATCCATTAAATCAATGGTATCAAAAAGCGAAAAATGCAAATTGGAAGAATTTAGCTGAAATTAAAAAAGATTTTAATCATGTTGACTATGTGGGTAATGACAGGTATGTATTTAATATAAAAGGTAATTACTACCGCTTAATAACAATGATTTTCTTTGATACAAGAACAATCTATATACGATTTATAGGTACGCATAAAGAATATGATAAGATAGATTGCAAAAACATTTAA
- a CDS encoding 3-keto-disaccharide hydrolase encodes MKRLILFAIPLLALQAQAQKPEDTEFYQPVPPKVTPGKTFSDAPSDAFILFDGKNLDQWVSVKDKAKPAAWTVANGAFTVKKGTGNIETKKSFLNYQLHLEWKIPANITGKGQARGNSGLFLASTGSGDDGYELQILDNYNNNTYVNGQAGSIYKQFIPLATVNKKPGEWQTYDVIWTAPVFNADGSLKSAARVTAFFNGVLVQNNIALEGPTQYIGKASYQKAHGACPIKLQDHGDPSEPISFRNIWIREL; translated from the coding sequence ATGAAACGACTAATCTTATTTGCAATACCATTACTAGCCCTACAGGCACAAGCACAAAAACCAGAAGATACAGAATTTTACCAACCCGTACCACCAAAGGTTACGCCTGGCAAAACATTTTCTGATGCACCCTCAGATGCGTTTATCCTTTTTGATGGTAAAAATTTAGACCAATGGGTATCGGTAAAAGACAAAGCCAAACCTGCCGCCTGGACAGTTGCCAACGGTGCTTTTACCGTAAAAAAGGGTACCGGAAATATCGAAACCAAAAAATCTTTCTTGAACTATCAACTACATTTAGAGTGGAAAATCCCTGCTAACATTACAGGCAAAGGACAAGCTAGAGGAAACAGTGGTCTGTTTTTGGCCTCAACTGGTAGTGGCGATGATGGCTACGAACTGCAAATTTTAGACAATTACAACAACAACACTTACGTAAACGGCCAAGCTGGTAGCATTTACAAACAGTTTATCCCTTTGGCAACCGTAAATAAAAAGCCTGGCGAGTGGCAAACCTACGATGTAATTTGGACTGCACCAGTTTTTAATGCAGATGGCTCCTTAAAATCTGCAGCTAGGGTTACCGCTTTCTTTAACGGCGTGTTGGTACAAAATAACATTGCGCTAGAAGGCCCAACGCAGTACATCGGCAAAGCATCGTACCAAAAAGCACATGGTGCCTGCCCTATCAAATTGCAAGACCACGGCGACCCAAGCGAGCCTATTAGCTTTAGAAATATCTGGATTAGGGAGTTGTAA
- a CDS encoding DUF2752 domain-containing protein, whose translation MKKALAIFMLALVGEGNGFIHWLENHLLACPFKQLTGLDCPGCGLQRSIVSLLKGDVVASFKFYPPTFSILILLIFALFHLKFDFKHGALIIKTLYILITVIIIINYIYKVYHQQLF comes from the coding sequence ATGAAAAAGGCATTAGCAATATTTATGTTGGCTTTAGTTGGCGAAGGAAATGGTTTTATCCATTGGCTCGAAAATCATTTATTGGCTTGTCCTTTTAAGCAATTAACAGGGTTAGACTGCCCGGGATGCGGTTTGCAAAGGTCGATAGTTTCGTTGCTGAAAGGCGATGTTGTAGCTTCCTTTAAATTTTATCCGCCCACTTTTTCTATCTTAATATTGTTAATTTTTGCCTTGTTTCATCTCAAATTCGATTTTAAGCACGGTGCACTAATTATCAAAACATTATATATTTTAATTACCGTAATTATCATAATTAACTATATTTATAAAGTTTATCATCAACAATTATTCTAA
- a CDS encoding CCC motif membrane protein: protein MSEEQEGQASQNPQPSQPSQPSFNQGNSFPPKNEYLGVVGFQQSLPNATAVLVLGILSILTCCCYGIIGLILGIIALILAKKDKTLYAANLGIYSESSLKNLNAGRICAIIGIVFSAIYLLLNIVFIAIFGFEVLSDQEALKEAILNWQNQ from the coding sequence ATGTCAGAAGAACAAGAAGGACAAGCGTCTCAAAACCCACAACCGAGCCAGCCGTCGCAACCCTCTTTTAATCAGGGGAATTCATTTCCTCCAAAAAATGAGTATTTAGGTGTTGTAGGATTTCAGCAATCTTTACCAAATGCTACGGCGGTGTTAGTATTAGGCATATTGTCTATTCTAACTTGCTGCTGCTATGGTATTATCGGTCTAATTTTGGGTATTATCGCTCTAATATTAGCTAAAAAAGATAAAACTTTGTATGCGGCTAATCTAGGTATCTATTCTGAGAGCTCTTTAAAAAATTTAAATGCTGGTAGGATTTGTGCTATAATTGGCATAGTGTTTAGTGCTATCTATCTTCTATTAAATATTGTATTCATCGCGATATTTGGTTTTGAAGTATTATCTGATCAAGAAGCATTGAAAGAAGCTATATTAAATTGGCAAAATCAATAA
- a CDS encoding bactofilin family protein gives MFKRNKEAKSLDLNQQEISTLIGYGYEITGEINGKSVIRIDGKVTGNVTTEGGLILGEKGEITGNVKTKSAVIYGAVTGNVQALQLEIKKTGIVNGDIKTETLEIELGAQYNGKLEMKQIIKSEEKVLKAV, from the coding sequence ATGTTCAAAAGAAATAAAGAGGCGAAATCACTAGACTTAAACCAACAAGAAATCAGTACATTAATTGGCTACGGCTATGAAATTACTGGCGAAATCAACGGTAAATCCGTAATTAGAATAGATGGCAAAGTGACAGGAAACGTAACTACCGAAGGAGGCCTGATTTTAGGAGAGAAAGGCGAAATCACGGGTAACGTAAAAACCAAATCGGCAGTAATTTATGGAGCGGTAACTGGCAATGTACAAGCCCTGCAACTCGAAATCAAAAAAACGGGAATTGTTAATGGCGATATCAAAACAGAAACTCTGGAAATAGAATTGGGCGCCCAGTATAATGGAAAGTTAGAGATGAAACAAATCATCAAATCTGAAGAAAAAGTTTTAAAGGCAGTATAA
- a CDS encoding M23 family metallopeptidase: MSKRKDKTTVIFLDQNQNYNQPFQIKTYYIRHWKKFAMLLLAFVCLLLGVIMHLVKTKAQMQRANKDLAMLLEKQKSEAVLLDTATIKKHYLSIDDKLKTINKYLKARGLKPMPKSQGGELDAELGSTEEIGSFYEEYLKRMIRLVGFTPMGYPHKGRISSNFGHRANPFTGESIERHKGLDIKGNHGEVVKTTANGKVKFANRKGGYGNVVIIEHGNGFETYYGHLSKISVKQGQKVAAGDIIGRIGSTGRSTGPHLHYEVHRNGKIVNPKSYLTIE; this comes from the coding sequence ATGTCGAAACGGAAAGATAAAACAACCGTCATTTTTCTTGATCAAAACCAGAATTACAACCAACCTTTTCAAATTAAAACCTACTACATTAGGCACTGGAAAAAATTTGCAATGCTGCTGCTGGCTTTTGTGTGTCTTCTTTTAGGTGTAATTATGCACTTGGTAAAAACCAAGGCCCAAATGCAACGGGCTAACAAAGATTTAGCAATGCTCCTAGAAAAGCAAAAATCTGAAGCGGTACTATTAGATACTGCCACTATTAAAAAACATTACCTTTCTATCGATGATAAATTAAAAACCATCAACAAGTATTTAAAAGCTCGGGGACTAAAACCAATGCCAAAAAGCCAAGGCGGCGAATTAGATGCCGAACTAGGATCTACTGAGGAGATTGGTAGTTTTTATGAAGAATACCTTAAAAGAATGATTCGTTTGGTAGGTTTTACACCAATGGGTTATCCGCACAAAGGCCGTATCAGTTCTAATTTTGGTCACAGGGCAAACCCTTTTACAGGCGAAAGTATAGAGCGGCACAAGGGCCTTGATATCAAAGGCAATCATGGCGAAGTTGTAAAAACCACGGCAAATGGCAAGGTTAAATTTGCCAATCGCAAAGGCGGATATGGGAATGTGGTTATCATTGAACATGGTAATGGTTTTGAAACTTACTACGGCCATCTATCAAAAATCTCAGTAAAACAAGGACAAAAAGTAGCCGCCGGAGATATCATAGGTCGTATTGGTTCAACAGGAAGATCTACAGGCCCACACCTACATTACGAAGTACACAGAAATGGCAAAATTGTTAACCCAAAATCTTACTTAACCATCGAATAA
- a CDS encoding BrxA/BrxB family bacilliredoxin yields the protein MYPEYLVEPMRAELTNVGFDELKTVEEVDAAIKGEGTVFVVVNSVCGCAAANARPAAKLAAANAKHPDKLVTVFAGMEKDAVDRARSYMMPFPPSSPSMALFKDGKLVHIVERHQIEGRPAQMIAENLIGAFEQYC from the coding sequence ATGTATCCAGAATATTTAGTAGAGCCAATGCGTGCCGAGTTAACCAATGTTGGTTTTGATGAGTTAAAAACCGTTGAAGAGGTTGATGCAGCCATTAAAGGCGAAGGAACCGTGTTTGTAGTGGTAAATTCTGTTTGTGGTTGTGCTGCGGCAAATGCTCGCCCAGCGGCTAAATTGGCAGCTGCCAACGCTAAACACCCAGATAAATTGGTAACCGTTTTTGCAGGGATGGAAAAAGATGCTGTTGATAGAGCAAGATCTTATATGATGCCTTTTCCTCCTTCTTCGCCTTCGATGGCATTGTTTAAAGATGGTAAATTAGTTCATATTGTTGAGCGTCATCAGATTGAAGGTAGACCAGCACAAATGATTGCCGAAAACTTAATTGGCGCATTTGAGCAGTATTGCTAA